A stretch of DNA from candidate division KSB1 bacterium:
AATTAAATATGTGTAACTTCTCTTTTAATTAAGACAAAATTTTTTAAATTGGAATGAATCAATGACCTGAAAATTAAAACTTTCACCCATTGCATGAGGATTCCATGGATGAGAAAATTTTAGTGGTGGAGGGGGAAAGAAAATTTCGCGAGCTCTATCAAACCGGACTGAAAGACGCCGGGTATAGAGTTGATATCGCAGCAGATGGTCAGCATGCATTAAAGAAATTAAAACACGAACCCGTAGATTTAATTGTCACGGATTTAGTGCTTCCCGACGGTAAAGGATTCGATCTCCTGCAGAGGTTTTTGAAAGTCACAAATAAGACGAAAGTTGTGATTAATACCTCCTATGTTGAGTACAAATCTGACTTCCAATCCTGGGTTGCGGATGCGTATTTAACCAAGTCTTCTGATATCTCTGAACTTAAGAATACCATCGATGGTATTTTACACCGTAATTAATTCCTGATTTCTACCGGCAAACAAATTCTTGCCTGACCATGGTTCGATAGGATCTTCCGCATCAATCCACTGGCAGAGTTTAAACGTCACTTTGTAGCCTCTTAAAAAGCGCTTGCCTATTTTTCCCAATCGATGTTTTATTTCTTTTAGACATTCGCAAACCGACAGAGCAATTCGAAAAAAACAAGTGAAAACAAGATTAATTAACATGTATCTTGCAGACATCTCCTAAGAATAGAAACTTCCATCCACTTTTATCAAGATGCTCATTTTTTGCTCACCTGGGCAAAAATTAAC
This window harbors:
- a CDS encoding response regulator, whose protein sequence is MDEKILVVEGERKFRELYQTGLKDAGYRVDIAADGQHALKKLKHEPVDLIVTDLVLPDGKGFDLLQRFLKVTNKTKVVINTSYVEYKSDFQSWVADAYLTKSSDISELKNTIDGILHRN